A portion of the Thermodesulfobacteriota bacterium genome contains these proteins:
- a CDS encoding DUF2341 domain-containing protein: MNLTPTLSASAFSDPDAGNTHSTSRWQVRKSSGAYGDANSYDSGTILDLTSHIFNDNVWRSAYRRTVSLLPATSIPDYQVKVELSHGTFDYSKVAGANGEDLRFFDGNGTPLSYWIETWNTGGTSTIWVKVPNAGTDQIFLYYGNPAVAAASDGKAVFDLFDDFGDGTLDAGLWESSGMSESGGYAYGSSNNSGWRFIRSITAFDDNVVLKAKVRMVGDRGGQGSDFLGFYDQAAGTPANAASALPATTKHIGFGEGWCADWMQCPEQANGSNRSGVNSGIGGGSDITVTVQITRQGTSTDFSISQQGGGNHATTLTSYSPTGTSLDIFLGVVDTNSSYGALDIYVDQVLVRKYVAGEPVASLSSESTSPKAALMPGTTYSWHVQYRDNTGLWSSWSDETSFTTFINSAPQLPAASSPRNTTIDSALPTLTSSAFSDPNPGDSHGASQWRISTASGDYTGGNLVVDSGEDTDHLTTYPLATALASATTYYWQVRHRDISGLWSDWSAEASFDTVANFLPDTPVNSSPAAGATGVSRTPTLTASAYSDGDGDPHRASQWRISTGTGANFDANILYDTGPVSGQASHTLDATLSPDTTYYWQVRYQDDQGAWTGYSAETSFTTESLLSTYVKFHWKFDETSGSTAYDTAGNHNGSVTDAVWNASGRHNGAISFDGYDSRVTTSFSGWQPASYSVEFWIKPANCVNNNQRIISRDQWGQWAFYFGTDAGCNLWVGADGTQAFNPPGTLDLNVWQHLVFTYVNATATGIFYKNGVALGSSSSMTLHKPWTEFFVGQQYQNTLNGMVDGVVVYTRALTAAEVQGRYQEGAGPMLSRPPAQPVNTSPADGATGITIDTGLTAGAFSDPDGNSHQASRWRIRTAAGAYGDGASYDSGVTGDLTAHTPSSYVMVENIQYFWQVQYQDNTGAWSAWSEETDFTIRGNNLPNTPSAVSPKDTSVVTRRPSLSSSAFADPDAGDTHRASQWRVSTASGDYAGANLLHDSGATQTDLTGYSVPADLTVETTYYWQVRHQDNGEKWSAWSQEAAFTTPANLPPRQPVNASPADTATGVSRTPTLIGSAFSDPEGSVHQASQWRLSTASGPGFEAALVYDTGPIAETIRTQHLVATTLSSGVTCYWQVRYQDGEGLWSAYSEATSLTPIATAAAYAPDGSGYIRDWLLLGYYAAAGCSDTGSSYINESGSTPAVGDGPYSGKYWTAHHDTDNLIDFDSIYGGDNRLAYAAVYVYSGSTRSAQLRLGSDDAIAAWLNGVKVHNNPSCRGYSPDQDVVAVTLLKGWNRLLIKVTDGGGGWGFYCRFTNTSGTPLTDLGLAFTYNPLTSGDAPDRPVNTSPAAGATGVSCTPTLNSSVYSDPNGDAHQASRWQIRKSDESYGGFFSYDSGTINDNLTSHTVPIARGLTPGATYYWHVQYQDSDNFWSSWSAETSFTVRGNSAPNTPTAVSPSGVSVTSAMPTLVSSAFSDPDAGDAHAASQWRLTRVSGDYSAQALVHDSGETAYSLTSYPLPVDLAPAVTVYWQVRHRDAGSAWSAWSAESSFSMAANLAPEKPSNQTPLHGAIEISQSPTLAASAFVDTDSGDSHQASQWRLSTAAGAGFEAAIVYNSGPCADLVSHTAATPLAGSTAYYWQVRYQDNHGNWSDYSDETMFTTTHSLESVVKLHWKFDETSGSTAYDTAGHHNGSVTDATWNANGKLNGALSFDGYDSRVTTSFSAWQPPSYSVEFWIKPANCASYNQRIISRDQWGQWAFYFGTDSNCGLHVGADGTQAISPPGTLDLNVWQHFVFTYHAFNHLGVFYKNGVALGSSSSMTEHKPWTEFLVGLQYQDTLNGMVDEVVVYERDLTAAEVLARYQAGGALLSTPPNQPVNVSPASGATGQAILPTFSASAFSDPNPGNRHNASRWQVRPDDGAYGDMDSVDSGITSQALTSLTLDPGPAWADPAWSYRRKVSLAPATPTTDFQVRIKLTPAAFDYAHAKADGSDLRFFSTGGAGLDYAIESWNTAGDSTIWVKVADSSTSAIYLYYGNPAASPASAPATVFDFWDGFDGTSLDSAKWPQSSGAVVAGGIVTLNAQTDDQAGAEHFIYAAGSSVSINSVIEFRHHSVATNSRDRFGITDRRTTLYLNSANYIGMQFFSDGVMYADTNNGGSASQVSLGGYGASWQTIGLAWTTGSARYYRDDNLLYEYTTNVPTADDTLHPFLRDISQTDWVRVRKFAASAPVAGLDVETTQGANLRLLHATTYYWRVQYQDDTGAWSRFSAETAFTTVNDAAPAAPTSLTASTVPPCRIDLSWTDAIANETGFRIERKIGAGGSWSEIALLAANASGYSDTTGLAANTTHFYRVKATNSGGDSAASNEASATTTAITYYQDADSDSYGNPAVSQAACSAPAGHVTDSTDCDDANPEINPATSWYKDGDQDRYSDGTFLAQCTDPGADYYLAIDLAAPSGDCNDHDPALHPATIWHKDTDGDGYSDGGRRSQCLDPGPIYYRAAELTAVSGDCDDSNAAIKPGATEVCDGKDNDCDGETDEGFAADHTYFRDADGDGDGDAASPLATCQAGAPAGYVATSTDCSDTNAAVNPGATESCNGVDDNCNGQVDDACTPCAATPAAPSLLTATAVNSRLVELGWTVNSTCEDGFVVEMLAWNGLWIERATVGPATASFLDTNGIQPATEYRYRVRAFRGANSSANSNEAVVTTPAYTPGDRPCD, encoded by the coding sequence GTGAACCTGACCCCAACCCTGAGTGCCTCCGCCTTTTCCGATCCGGATGCCGGCAATACCCACAGCACCTCCCGCTGGCAGGTACGAAAGAGTTCCGGCGCATACGGCGATGCGAACAGCTATGACAGCGGCACCATCCTGGATCTCACCAGTCATATCTTCAACGACAATGTCTGGCGGTCCGCATACCGGCGGACCGTCTCGCTTCTGCCGGCCACCTCCATCCCCGATTACCAGGTCAAGGTGGAACTGTCCCATGGAACCTTTGACTACTCCAAAGTGGCCGGCGCCAATGGCGAAGACCTCCGTTTTTTTGATGGCAATGGCACCCCGCTTTCATACTGGATCGAGACCTGGAACACCGGCGGGACCTCCACCATCTGGGTCAAGGTCCCCAATGCCGGGACTGACCAGATATTCCTTTATTACGGCAATCCGGCCGTGGCAGCGGCAAGCGACGGCAAGGCGGTGTTCGATCTTTTCGACGATTTCGGGGACGGCACCCTGGATGCGGGTTTATGGGAGAGCAGTGGGATGAGCGAATCCGGCGGCTATGCCTACGGCTCCAGCAACAACAGCGGCTGGCGCTTTATCCGGAGCATAACCGCATTCGACGACAACGTCGTTCTGAAGGCCAAGGTGCGCATGGTCGGCGACCGGGGCGGCCAGGGCTCGGACTTCCTGGGATTCTACGATCAGGCGGCGGGAACGCCAGCCAATGCCGCTTCCGCCTTGCCTGCGACGACCAAGCACATCGGTTTCGGCGAGGGCTGGTGCGCTGACTGGATGCAATGCCCAGAGCAGGCCAACGGCAGTAACCGTTCAGGAGTCAACTCCGGCATCGGTGGTGGCAGCGATATTACGGTCACCGTGCAGATCACGCGGCAGGGAACCAGCACAGATTTCTCGATTTCACAGCAGGGAGGCGGCAACCATGCAACCACGTTGACCAGCTATTCACCGACCGGGACCTCTCTGGACATCTTTCTGGGGGTGGTGGACACCAACTCCTCGTATGGGGCGCTGGACATCTATGTTGACCAGGTCCTGGTCCGAAAATACGTAGCAGGCGAGCCGGTTGCCAGCCTTTCCAGTGAATCGACTTCGCCAAAGGCCGCCTTGATGCCGGGCACCACCTATTCCTGGCATGTGCAGTACCGTGACAATACCGGCCTGTGGTCTTCCTGGTCCGACGAGACCTCGTTCACCACCTTCATCAACAGCGCGCCCCAGCTCCCCGCGGCTTCCTCGCCCAGGAACACCACCATCGACAGCGCGCTCCCGACCCTGACCTCCTCGGCCTTTTCCGACCCCAATCCGGGCGACAGCCACGGGGCCTCCCAGTGGCGGATCTCCACTGCCAGCGGTGATTATACCGGCGGCAACCTGGTGGTGGATTCCGGCGAAGACACGGACCATCTCACCACGTATCCCCTGGCAACCGCGCTCGCTTCGGCAACCACCTATTACTGGCAGGTGCGGCACCGGGACATCAGCGGCCTGTGGTCCGACTGGTCCGCCGAGGCCAGTTTCGACACCGTGGCCAATTTCCTGCCCGATACGCCCGTGAACAGCAGTCCGGCCGCCGGCGCCACCGGGGTGTCGCGCACCCCGACCCTTACGGCCTCGGCCTATTCCGACGGCGATGGCGACCCGCACCGGGCCAGCCAGTGGCGGATCAGCACGGGCACGGGTGCGAATTTCGACGCCAACATCCTCTACGACACCGGACCGGTTTCCGGCCAGGCGAGCCATACCCTCGACGCGACCCTGTCCCCGGACACCACCTATTACTGGCAGGTTCGCTATCAGGACGACCAGGGCGCCTGGACCGGGTATTCCGCCGAGACCTCGTTCACCACCGAGTCCTTGCTGTCGACCTACGTGAAATTCCACTGGAAGTTCGACGAGACCAGCGGCTCCACGGCCTACGACACCGCGGGCAACCACAACGGCTCGGTCACCGATGCCGTCTGGAACGCGAGCGGCAGGCACAACGGCGCCATCTCCTTTGACGGTTACGACTCCCGGGTAACCACCTCGTTCAGCGGCTGGCAGCCCGCTTCCTACTCGGTGGAGTTCTGGATCAAGCCAGCGAATTGCGTCAATAACAACCAGCGCATCATCTCCCGGGACCAGTGGGGGCAATGGGCATTTTACTTCGGCACCGATGCCGGCTGCAACCTGTGGGTTGGCGCCGACGGCACCCAGGCGTTCAACCCCCCGGGCACCCTGGACCTCAATGTCTGGCAGCATCTGGTCTTCACCTATGTCAACGCCACCGCCACCGGCATCTTTTACAAAAACGGGGTTGCCTTGGGCTCGTCGTCCAGCATGACCCTACACAAGCCGTGGACGGAATTCTTCGTCGGCCAACAGTACCAAAACACGCTCAACGGCATGGTGGACGGCGTGGTCGTCTACACCCGGGCACTCACCGCGGCCGAGGTCCAGGGCCGGTACCAGGAAGGGGCCGGCCCCATGCTCTCCAGGCCTCCGGCCCAGCCGGTCAACACCTCTCCGGCCGACGGCGCCACCGGCATCACCATCGATACTGGCCTGACTGCCGGCGCCTTCTCCGATCCGGACGGCAACAGCCACCAGGCATCCCGCTGGCGGATCCGAACGGCGGCCGGCGCGTACGGCGACGGGGCCTCCTATGACAGCGGCGTCACCGGGGACCTGACCGCCCACACCCCGTCTTCCTACGTGATGGTGGAGAACATCCAGTACTTCTGGCAGGTCCAGTACCAGGACAACACCGGCGCCTGGTCCGCCTGGTCCGAGGAGACCGATTTCACCATCCGCGGCAACAACCTCCCCAACACCCCCTCCGCGGTCTCGCCCAAGGACACCAGCGTGGTGACCAGGCGGCCCAGTCTTTCCTCTTCCGCCTTTGCCGACCCGGATGCGGGCGACACCCACCGCGCCTCCCAGTGGCGGGTCTCCACGGCAAGCGGCGATTATGCCGGTGCCAACCTCCTGCACGACAGCGGCGCCACCCAGACCGACCTCACCGGCTATTCGGTGCCCGCGGATCTCACCGTGGAGACGACCTACTACTGGCAGGTCAGACACCAGGACAACGGCGAAAAATGGTCGGCCTGGTCGCAGGAGGCCGCCTTCACCACCCCGGCGAACCTGCCGCCCCGGCAGCCGGTCAATGCCTCGCCGGCCGACACCGCCACCGGGGTATCGAGAACCCCAACCCTGATCGGTTCGGCCTTCAGCGATCCCGAAGGCAGCGTCCATCAGGCGAGCCAATGGCGGCTCTCCACGGCGTCGGGCCCAGGCTTCGAGGCCGCCCTGGTCTATGACACCGGCCCCATTGCCGAAACCATCCGCACCCAACACCTGGTGGCCACGACCCTGTCGTCGGGTGTCACCTGTTACTGGCAGGTACGGTACCAGGACGGGGAGGGGCTGTGGTCGGCCTACTCCGAAGCCACCTCCTTGACCCCCATTGCGACCGCCGCCGCCTATGCACCGGATGGCAGCGGGTATATCCGGGACTGGTTGCTCCTTGGTTACTATGCAGCCGCGGGCTGTTCGGACACCGGCAGCAGCTACATCAATGAATCAGGCAGCACGCCGGCTGTCGGCGACGGCCCGTATTCCGGGAAATACTGGACGGCGCACCACGATACGGACAACCTGATCGATTTCGATTCGATCTATGGCGGCGACAACCGGCTGGCCTATGCCGCGGTCTATGTTTACTCGGGGAGCACCCGGAGCGCTCAGTTGCGCCTCGGCTCGGACGATGCGATTGCTGCCTGGTTGAACGGAGTCAAGGTCCACAACAATCCAAGCTGCCGTGGGTATTCACCAGATCAGGATGTTGTGGCGGTCACCCTGCTCAAAGGGTGGAACAGGTTGCTCATCAAGGTGACAGACGGCGGGGGAGGCTGGGGCTTCTACTGCCGGTTCACCAACACCAGCGGCACACCGCTCACCGATCTCGGCCTGGCCTTCACCTATAACCCGCTCACCAGCGGCGATGCGCCCGACCGCCCCGTGAACACTTCGCCAGCGGCTGGGGCGACCGGCGTTTCCTGCACCCCCACGTTGAACAGCTCGGTGTATTCCGATCCGAACGGCGATGCCCATCAGGCCTCCCGCTGGCAGATCCGGAAGAGCGATGAATCCTATGGCGGATTCTTCTCGTATGATTCCGGCACGATCAACGACAATCTCACCAGCCATACGGTACCCATTGCCCGGGGCCTGACCCCGGGGGCGACCTATTACTGGCATGTCCAGTACCAGGATTCCGACAACTTCTGGTCCTCCTGGTCTGCGGAGACCAGTTTCACGGTTCGCGGCAACAGCGCTCCCAACACCCCCACGGCCGTATCGCCCAGTGGGGTCAGCGTCACCAGTGCCATGCCGACCCTCGTCTCCTCGGCCTTCAGCGACCCGGACGCGGGCGACGCCCATGCCGCCTCCCAATGGCGGCTCACCAGGGTGAGTGGTGACTACTCGGCCCAAGCCCTGGTTCATGACAGCGGCGAGACCGCCTACAGCCTCACCAGTTATCCCTTGCCGGTGGATCTCGCCCCGGCCGTCACCGTGTACTGGCAGGTCCGGCACCGGGATGCGGGCTCTGCCTGGTCAGCCTGGTCGGCTGAGTCCAGCTTTAGCATGGCCGCCAATCTGGCGCCGGAAAAGCCCTCCAATCAGACCCCTCTCCATGGCGCTATCGAGATCAGCCAATCCCCAACCTTGGCCGCGTCCGCCTTTGTGGATACTGATTCGGGCGACAGCCATCAGGCGAGCCAATGGCGGCTGAGCACGGCAGCAGGCGCAGGCTTCGAGGCCGCCATAGTCTATAATAGCGGCCCATGTGCCGATCTTGTCAGCCACACCGCGGCAACACCCCTGGCCGGCTCGACCGCCTATTACTGGCAGGTGCGCTACCAGGACAACCATGGCAACTGGTCCGACTACTCTGATGAGACCATGTTTACCACCACCCACTCGCTGGAATCGGTGGTGAAGCTCCACTGGAAATTTGATGAGACCAGCGGTTCCACCGCCTATGACACCGCGGGCCATCATAACGGCTCGGTCACCGATGCCACCTGGAACGCGAACGGCAAACTGAACGGCGCGCTCAGCTTCGACGGCTACGACTCCCGGGTGACCACCTCGTTCAGCGCCTGGCAGCCCCCTTCCTACTCGGTGGAGTTTTGGATCAAACCGGCAAATTGCGCCTCTTACAACCAGCGCATCATCTCCAGAGACCAATGGGGGCAATGGGCCTTTTACTTCGGCACCGATTCCAACTGCGGCCTGCATGTCGGCGCGGACGGCACCCAGGCGATTAGCCCCCCGGGCACCCTGGACCTCAATGTCTGGCAGCATTTTGTCTTCACCTATCATGCCTTCAACCATTTGGGCGTCTTCTACAAAAACGGGGTTGCCTTGGGCTCGTCGTCAAGCATGACCGAGCATAAGCCGTGGACGGAATTCCTTGTCGGGCTACAGTACCAAGACACGCTCAACGGCATGGTGGACGAGGTGGTGGTCTATGAACGTGACCTCACCGCCGCCGAGGTCCTGGCCCGCTACCAGGCCGGAGGTGCTCTGCTGTCAACGCCTCCCAACCAGCCGGTCAATGTGTCGCCCGCCAGCGGGGCTACCGGGCAGGCCATCCTGCCGACCTTCTCCGCATCCGCCTTTTCCGACCCAAACCCCGGCAACCGCCACAACGCTTCGCGCTGGCAGGTGCGCCCCGACGACGGCGCCTACGGGGACATGGACTCCGTCGATTCCGGGATCACCTCCCAGGCGTTGACCTCCTTGACCCTCGACCCGGGTCCGGCCTGGGCCGATCCGGCCTGGTCGTACCGGCGAAAGGTCTCCCTTGCACCGGCCACACCAACCACCGACTTCCAGGTCCGGATCAAGCTCACCCCTGCCGCCTTTGACTACGCCCACGCCAAGGCTGACGGCTCCGATCTCCGCTTCTTCTCCACCGGTGGCGCGGGATTGGATTACGCCATCGAATCGTGGAACACCGCCGGCGACTCCACCATCTGGGTCAAGGTGGCGGACAGCTCCACCAGTGCCATCTATCTCTACTACGGCAACCCGGCCGCCAGCCCGGCCAGCGCCCCGGCGACGGTATTCGATTTCTGGGACGGTTTCGACGGCACGAGCCTCGACAGCGCCAAGTGGCCGCAGTCGTCCGGGGCCGTCGTGGCCGGGGGCATCGTCACCCTGAATGCCCAGACCGACGACCAGGCCGGCGCCGAACACTTCATCTATGCCGCCGGCTCCTCGGTCTCCATCAACTCCGTCATCGAGTTCCGGCACCACTCGGTGGCCACCAACAGCCGGGACCGTTTCGGCATCACCGACCGGAGAACAACCCTTTATCTGAACAGCGCCAACTACATCGGCATGCAATTCTTTTCCGACGGCGTCATGTATGCCGACACCAACAACGGCGGCTCGGCGAGCCAAGTCAGCCTGGGCGGCTACGGGGCATCCTGGCAGACCATCGGCCTGGCCTGGACCACCGGCTCGGCCCGCTACTACCGAGACGACAACCTGCTCTACGAATACACGACCAACGTTCCGACTGCGGACGACACCTTGCATCCCTTCCTGCGCGACATCTCGCAGACCGACTGGGTGCGGGTACGCAAGTTCGCAGCCAGCGCGCCGGTCGCCGGACTGGACGTCGAGACCACCCAGGGCGCCAACCTGAGGCTGCTACACGCCACGACCTATTATTGGCGTGTCCAGTATCAGGACGATACCGGCGCCTGGTCCCGGTTCTCGGCGGAGACCGCCTTCACCACCGTGAACGACGCTGCCCCGGCTGCTCCCACCAGCCTTACAGCCTCGACGGTGCCGCCCTGCCGCATCGATCTGTCCTGGACCGATGCGATCGCCAACGAGACCGGCTTCCGGATCGAGCGCAAGATCGGGGCCGGCGGCTCCTGGAGTGAGATCGCCCTGCTGGCCGCCAATGCGTCCGGCTATTCCGACACCACCGGCCTGGCCGCCAACACCACCCATTTCTACCGGGTCAAGGCGACCAACAGCGGCGGCGATTCTGCGGCCTCGAACGAGGCGAGCGCCACCACCACTGCGATCACCTACTATCAAGATGCCGACAGCGACAGCTACGGCAATCCGGCGGTCAGCCAGGCGGCCTGCAGCGCGCCGGCCGGTCATGTCACCGACAGCACCGACTGCGATGACGCCAACCCGGAGATCAACCCGGCCACCAGCTGGTACAAGGATGGGGACCAGGACCGGTATTCGGATGGCACCTTCCTGGCGCAGTGCACCGATCCAGGGGCCGACTATTATCTGGCCATCGATCTTGCCGCTCCCAGCGGCGACTGCAATGACCACGACCCCGCCCTCCATCCGGCCACCATCTGGCACAAAGACACCGACGGCGACGGCTACTCGGACGGCGGCCGCCGCAGCCAGTGCCTGGATCCCGGGCCGATCTATTACCGGGCCGCCGAGCTGACCGCGGTCAGCGGCGACTGCGACGACAGCAACGCAGCCATCAAGCCCGGGGCCACCGAGGTCTGCGACGGCAAGGACAACGACTGCGACGGCGAGACCGACGAAGGCTTCGCCGCCGACCACACCTACTTCCGGGATGCCGACGGTGACGGCGACGGCGACGCCGCCAGCCCCCTGGCCACCTGCCAGGCCGGCGCCCCGGCCGGCTATGTTGCCACCAGCACCGACTGCAGCGATACCAACGCCGCGGTCAACCCCGGCGCCACCGAGTCCTGCAACGGCGTCGACGACAACTGCAACGGCCAGGTGGACGACGCCTGCACCCCCTGCGCCGCCACCCCGGCGGCCCCTTCCCTGCTGACGGCCACCGCCGTCAACTCCCGCCTGGTCGAACTCGGCTGGACCGTGAATTCCACCTGCGAGGATGGCTTCGTCGTGGAGATGCTCGCCTGGAACGGCCTATGGATCGAACGGGCGACGGTGGGTCCGGCCACGGCCAGCTTCCTGGACACCAACGGCATCCAGCCGGCCACCGAGTACCGTTACAGGGTGCGGGCCTTCCGGGGGGCCAACAGCTCCGCCAACAGCAACGAGGCGGTGGTCACCACCCCCGCCTACACCCCGGGCGATCGCCCCTGCGACTAG
- the lpxC gene encoding UDP-3-O-acyl-N-acetylglucosamine deacetylase, which yields MGIRAAFGLYEQTIDREVSVAGVGLHSGRGVNMTIRPADAGAGITFRRLDREGAAVPAALSAVVDAQLATTLAANGVSVATTEHLLGSLAGLGIDNAVIELDEGEVPIMDGSARPFVRLLKKAGVRRQGLRRRFLRITRPLEVRDGDAWIAVSPYEGFKVSYTIDFAHRLINRQEFSLELSPQAFAREISGARTFGFLSEVERLRQLGKGLGGSLANAVVLSPEEVLNVEGLRYADEFVRHKILDLVGDLALLGHCLLGHVQAHKTGHRQHLELLAAIRRQPDAWEIVGPDELPLAMTPPAALAGRSCSAPARL from the coding sequence ATGGGCATCAGAGCGGCCTTCGGGCTTTACGAGCAGACCATCGATCGCGAGGTGAGCGTGGCCGGGGTGGGTCTGCACAGCGGGCGGGGGGTCAACATGACCATCCGGCCGGCGGACGCCGGCGCGGGTATCACCTTCCGTCGTCTCGACCGGGAAGGGGCTGCGGTGCCGGCCGCCCTGAGCGCGGTGGTGGACGCCCAGCTGGCCACCACCCTCGCCGCCAACGGCGTCAGCGTCGCTACCACCGAGCACCTCCTGGGCTCCCTGGCCGGTCTGGGCATCGACAACGCGGTCATCGAGCTGGACGAGGGCGAGGTGCCGATCATGGACGGCAGCGCCCGGCCCTTTGTGCGCCTCCTGAAAAAGGCCGGGGTGCGCCGGCAGGGCCTCAGGCGCCGGTTCTTGCGGATCACCAGGCCCCTGGAGGTCCGGGACGGCGATGCCTGGATCGCGGTGTCTCCCTATGAGGGGTTCAAGGTCAGCTACACCATCGATTTTGCTCACCGGCTTATCAACCGGCAGGAATTTTCCCTCGAGCTGTCGCCCCAGGCCTTTGCCCGGGAGATCAGCGGCGCTCGCACCTTCGGCTTCCTTTCCGAGGTGGAGCGGCTGCGGCAGCTGGGCAAGGGGCTGGGGGGGTCCTTGGCCAACGCCGTGGTGCTGAGCCCGGAGGAAGTGCTGAACGTCGAGGGGCTCCGGTACGCCGACGAGTTTGTCCGGCACAAGATCCTGGATCTGGTGGGGGATCTGGCCCTTTTGGGCCACTGTCTGCTGGGCCATGTCCAGGCCCACAAGACCGGCCACCGCCAACATCTGGAGCTGCTGGCCGCCATCCGCCGGCAGCCGGATGCCTGGGAGATCGTCGGCCCCGACGAGCTGCCCCTGGCCATGACCCCGCCGGCAGCCCTGGCCGGCCGGAGCTGCAGCGCTCCCGCCCGCCTGTAG
- the lpxK gene encoding tetraacyldisaccharide 4'-kinase, translating into MKAPSWQVLGRPFGPLYGRLMTWRAWAYRRRLFAVTRLPVPVVSVGNLTLGGTGKTPLVVHLARLAQAHGRRPAVVSRGYRGTAAGPVTVVSRGGPPLIDAATAGDEPFLMARLLPGVPVIISRRRALAGWHAVRELAADLVILDDGFQHLALARDLDIVLLAGETPFGNGRIFPGGLLREPASALARAQVLVLTGQGADRPAPDLAALLDRLAPGCPVFASHYQPKDLVDAGQERQSLAAVQGLPAFAFSGIGNPDSFAATLRAAGVTVAGHRAFADHHAYSRADLERLTAAALRCGARWLVTTEKDLVRLGPRPDSPLPLRALTVAPRVAAGFDRLFLDWLAGP; encoded by the coding sequence GTGAAGGCGCCATCCTGGCAGGTCCTGGGCCGGCCTTTCGGCCCCCTCTATGGCCGCCTGATGACCTGGCGGGCCTGGGCTTACCGCCGGCGACTGTTCGCGGTGACCCGACTGCCGGTGCCGGTGGTGTCGGTGGGCAACCTCACCCTGGGCGGTACCGGCAAGACCCCCCTGGTGGTGCACCTGGCGCGCCTGGCCCAGGCGCACGGCCGGCGGCCGGCAGTGGTCAGCCGCGGCTACCGGGGAACAGCGGCCGGGCCGGTGACCGTGGTGAGCCGGGGCGGCCCGCCCCTTATCGACGCTGCCACGGCAGGCGACGAGCCCTTTCTCATGGCCCGCCTGCTGCCCGGGGTGCCGGTCATCATCAGCCGCCGCCGGGCCCTGGCCGGCTGGCACGCCGTGCGGGAGCTGGCCGCCGACCTCGTCATCCTGGACGACGGCTTCCAGCATCTGGCCCTGGCCCGGGACCTGGATATCGTGCTCCTGGCCGGGGAGACCCCTTTCGGCAACGGCCGGATCTTCCCCGGCGGCCTGCTGCGGGAGCCGGCTTCGGCCCTGGCCCGGGCCCAGGTGCTGGTCCTGACCGGCCAGGGGGCAGACCGGCCGGCCCCGGATCTGGCAGCCCTGCTGGACCGGCTGGCGCCCGGGTGCCCGGTTTTTGCGAGCCACTACCAGCCGAAGGACCTGGTGGATGCGGGCCAGGAGCGGCAATCCCTGGCCGCGGTGCAAGGCCTGCCGGCCTTTGCCTTCTCCGGCATCGGCAACCCGGATTCCTTTGCCGCCACCCTCCGGGCGGCCGGCGTGACTGTGGCCGGGCATCGCGCCTTTGCCGATCACCACGCATACAGCCGCGCCGATCTGGAGCGGCTGACCGCAGCCGCCCTCCGGTGCGGTGCCCGCTGGCTGGTCACCACGGAAAAGGATCTGGTCCGGCTCGGACCCCGGCCGGATTCTCCCTTGCCGCTCCGGGCGCTGACGGTGGCACCCCGGGTGGCGGCGGGCTTCGACCGCCTGTTCCTGGACTGGCTGGCCGGCCCCTGA